One genomic region from Athalia rosae chromosome 3, iyAthRosa1.1, whole genome shotgun sequence encodes:
- the LOC105690473 gene encoding transcription factor E2F5-like — MADNQQSRFEKSLGLLTTRFVTLLQKAKDGVLDLKVAADILEVRQKRRIYDITNVLEGIGLIEKKSKNSIQWKGAGPGCNTQEVGEKLTELRDEIQKLEEHEQLLDTHTQWIQQSIKNIESDLTNKKYAYITYEDVKERFKNELILGIQAPPDTQLIVPNIAKAIEDGESKAKDINYEIFMKSTSEEIKVYMIQPELAESYDNKVLEARLQEESKGVKREKDSNDKKEESKPKRKVGRPPRGTSKADPVLSDEEEEEEELLEAKIILSDVATSDIIRTDLDLLDELYSDFCGPLVRLSPPPGEKDYQFHLGENEGICDLFDIAAN; from the exons ATGGCAGACAATCAGCAGAGTAGGTTCGAAAAATCACTCGGATTATTAACAACAAGATTCGTTACATTGTTGCAAAAGGCCAAGGATGGCGTATTGGATCTGAAAGTG GCTGCTGATATACTGGAGGTACGACAAAAAAGGCGAATATACGACATCACTAATGTGCTCGAAGGGATTGgactgatagaaaaaaaaagcaaaaatagtATACAATGGAA GGGTGCGGGACCTGGTTGTAACACTCAAGAAGTTGGTGAAAAACTTACTGAACTTAGAGATGAAATACAAAAACTAGAAGAGCATGAGCAGTTACTAGATACACACACACAGTGGATTCAACAGAGCATCAAGAATATTGAATCTGAtttaacaaacaaaaaatatgcCTACATCACATATGAAGATGTCAAGGAAAGGttcaaaaatgaattgatATTAGGTATTCAAGCTCCCCCGGACACACAGCTAATTGTACCTAATATTGCAAAG GCAATAGAAGATGGTGAGAGCAAGGCAAAAGatataaattatgaaatattcatgaaaAGTACATCGGAAGAAATTAAAGTGTACATGATTCAGCCAGAGCTAGCCGAATCGTATGATAACAAAGTACTAGAAGCAAGGCTCCAAGAGGAATCTAAAggtgtaaaaagagaaaaggatagCAACGATAAGAAGGAGGAATCCAAGCCAAAAAGAAAAGTTGGAAG GCCACCTAGAGGAACCAGCAAGGCAGACCCTGTCTTAtcggatgaagaagaagaagaagaagaattactAGAAGCCAAGATCATACTTAGTGATGTAGCGACTTCAG ACATTATCAGGACAGATTTGGATCTACTGGATGAATTGTATTCCGACT TTTGCGGACCTTTAGTGAGATTGAGTCCGCCACCTGGAGAAAAGGACTATCAGTTTCACCTTGGTGAAAACGAAGGAATCTGTGACCTCTTTGACATAGCGGCAAATTGA
- the LOC105690632 gene encoding mpv17-like protein: protein MRVLLMKFREVSTKYPVIRGMASYTVIWPTASLIQQKFIGKDEISYMQALRFSLYGGFFVAPTLFCWIKFASYVWPKSDLKSGIIKALVEQVTYGPAAMCCFFFGINLLEFKPVDECIKEVKEKFLPTYKTGIFVWPILQTINFTVIPERNRVVYVSICSLMWTSFLAYMKSLEIKRLEQSSESNHTTKTKDIEEQQQQDLPKSATKTSLQLSH from the exons ATGAGGGTTCTTCTGATGAAGTTCCGTGAGGTCAGTACCAAATATCCGGTTATTCGGGGAATGGCATCCTACACCGTAATATGGCCCACAGCAAGTTTGATCCAACAGAAGTTCATTGGTAAAGATGAAATAAGTTACATGCAGGCATTAAGGTTCAGCTTGTATGGAGGCTTCTTTGTTGCACCCACTCTTTTCTGCTGGATTAAATTTGCTTCCTATGTCTGGCCCAAATCTGATCTCAAGTCAGGAATCATAAAG GCACTTGTGGAACAAGTTACTTATGGGCCAGCTGCCATGTGCTGCTTCTTCTTTGGAATTAATCTCCTTGAATTCAAACCAGTCgatgaatgtataaaagaagtGAAAGAGAAGTTCTTACCAACTTATAAG ACTGGAATATTTGTCTGGCCAATTCTCCAGACGATTAATTTCACCGTAATCCCTGAAAGAAATAGAGTTGTCTATGTGAGCATCTGCAGTCTAATGTGGACTTCGTTCCTTGCTTACATGAAATCACTGGAAATAAAACGACTTGAACAAAGTTCAGAATCCAATCATACCACTAAGACAAAGGACATAGAAgagcaacagcagcaagaTCTACCAAAAAGTGCGACTAAGACAAGTTTGCAGTTATCTCATTAA
- the LOC105690615 gene encoding ubiquitin-associated protein 1 — MSRPTISAQCDSVASYMDGVHVKIAEAYKPPRKIALPVAYNNKLPDVSKYTYDFSLEKVVIDKMTEWRKARTVMNEARLARLIEKKKKENEETPPLPAQSDPVNQSSVKVAPAPETTILTPQPLSPPPNELLQYITTSNGLDLADFDNDTSSPFDNMELKTINDMEELAQVLQPSSRWVTPPIKLESILTELTLDPVDQSEGNKEHKKSEADENTENDKHTNSNHPSIPTIVQELQRELARPIMENWKPWPDLESPNCDTDPSSSKFSTSPSSTHSGLSNPLPDLSEDDQKLAKHLSDMGFPLARAARAIRDLGGHDNKKVVEYLLAIQSLEEFGIPGDDAEKVLALTEYDQEKAKLYYQNLRTLRDLGFPEDQASSALLRCNIDRDQALDFLIA, encoded by the exons ATGTCAAGGCCAACAATCTCGGCACAATGTGACTCTGTTGCATCTTATATGGATGGAGTTCATGTGAAAATCGCAGAGGCATACAAACCACCTCGGAAAATCGCCTTGCCAGTGGCTTATAACAATAAATTACCCGATGTTTCAAAGTACACGTATGACTTCAGCTTAGAGAAAGTGGTCATTGACAAG ATGACAGAATGGCGCAAAGCCAGAACAGTGATGAACGAAGCTCGCTTAGCTcgtttaatcgaaaaaaagaaaaaggaaaatgaagaaacgccACCTCTACCTGCTCAGTCAGACCCGGTGAACCAATCAAGTGTTAAGGTAGCTCCAGCTCCCGAAACAACGATACTCACACCGCAACCTCTATCTCCACCACCCAATGAACTACTACAATACATAACAACATCCAATGGATTAGACCTTGCTGACTTTGACAATGATACAAGCAGTCCATTTGATAACATGGAATTAAAGACAATAAACGACATGGAAGAATTAGCACAG gtCCTGCAACCATCGTCCAGGTGGGTTACACCTCCTATCAAACTTGAAAGCATCTTGACAGAACTTACATTAGATCCTGTGGATCAAAGTGAAGGAAATAAGGAACACAAGAAGAGTGAAGCTGATGAAAACACAGAAAACGATAAACACACTAATTCTAATCATCCTAGCATCCCTACCATAGTACAAGAACTTCAGAGAGAACTTGCCAGGCCAATTATGGAG AATTGGAAGCCTTGGCCGGATCTCGAGAGTCCAAATTGTGACACGGATCCCTCTTCATCAAAATTCAGTACTTCCCCAAGCTCAACTCATTCCGGATTATCAAATCCATTGCCAGATCTTTCAGAGGATGATCAAAAGTTAGCAAAACACCTCAGTGACATGGGATTCCCATTAGCAAGGGCAGCGAGAGCAATTCGAGACCTCGGTGGTCATGACAATAAAAAAGTGGTTGAGTATCTTTTAGCAATTCAGTCTTTAGAAGAATTTGGTATACCAGGTGACGACGCAGAGAAAGTATTAGCTTTGACAGAGTATGAtcaagaaaaagcaaaacttTACTATCAAAATTTGCGCACATTAAGGGACCTTGGATTTCCAGAGGATCAGGCATCCTCCGCATTGCTTAGGTGCAATATTGACAGGGACCAAGCGCTCGACTTTTTAATTGCTTAG